A region from the Desulfuromonas acetoxidans DSM 684 genome encodes:
- a CDS encoding peptide chain release factor 3, with amino-acid sequence MQKHYQKEVDKRRTFGIISHPDAGKTTLTEKLLLYGGAIQMAGAVKARKASRHATSDWMAMEQERGISVTSSVMKFNYRDYEVNLLDTPGHQDFSEDTYRVLTAVDSALMVIDSAKGVETQTRKLMEVCRMRNTPILTFVNKLDREGLAPLDILSDIEETLQIECAPLSWPVGMGKRFKGTYSLYKKQLHLFSAQENERVSQGIVIDDINDPQLDELLGSQAEELREDIELLEGAANPFSLEDYLKGNQTPVFFGSAINNFGVQEMLDAFVELAPTPIPRQTTTREVSPYEEEFSGFVFKIQANMDPAHRDRIAFMRICSGQFKRGMKLHHHRIGKDVTIANATIFMAQDRSHVEEAYAGDIIGVHNHGTIKIGDTFTIKEPLKFVGIPSFAPEHFRRVRLKNPLKTKQLDKGLIQLAEEGAVQLFRPLLGSDYILGAVGVLQFDVIMSRLQAEYSVDAVYESVDYATARWVTCDDKKKMEEFEKQNRSQLAKDAEGNLSFLASSEWRLQHTIEQWPDVTFHKTREHC; translated from the coding sequence ATGCAAAAACATTACCAGAAAGAAGTGGATAAACGGCGAACCTTCGGCATTATCAGCCATCCTGATGCCGGTAAGACCACATTGACGGAAAAATTACTGCTTTATGGTGGGGCGATTCAGATGGCTGGTGCCGTCAAAGCACGTAAGGCGTCGCGGCATGCCACCAGTGACTGGATGGCCATGGAGCAGGAGCGTGGTATTTCCGTTACTTCATCGGTAATGAAGTTCAATTATCGCGACTATGAAGTCAATCTGCTCGATACCCCCGGCCACCAGGATTTCTCTGAGGATACCTATCGTGTTTTAACGGCCGTGGACAGTGCGTTGATGGTGATCGACAGTGCCAAAGGGGTTGAGACACAGACGCGCAAGCTGATGGAAGTGTGTCGGATGCGTAATACGCCGATCCTGACCTTTGTCAACAAACTTGACCGTGAGGGTTTGGCACCGTTGGATATTCTCAGCGATATTGAAGAAACTCTGCAGATTGAATGTGCGCCACTGAGCTGGCCCGTCGGCATGGGCAAACGCTTCAAAGGCACTTACAGCTTGTACAAAAAGCAGCTCCACCTGTTTTCGGCCCAGGAGAATGAGCGGGTCAGCCAGGGGATTGTTATTGATGATATCAACGATCCGCAACTGGATGAACTGCTCGGCAGTCAGGCGGAAGAATTGCGCGAAGATATTGAACTGCTCGAAGGGGCGGCCAACCCGTTCAGTCTGGAGGATTATCTCAAGGGGAATCAGACGCCGGTCTTTTTTGGCAGTGCTATCAATAATTTCGGTGTGCAGGAGATGCTGGATGCGTTTGTTGAACTGGCGCCAACGCCGATCCCGCGCCAGACAACAACCCGTGAAGTGTCGCCCTATGAGGAGGAGTTCAGCGGCTTTGTGTTTAAGATTCAAGCCAATATGGACCCGGCTCACCGCGACCGCATCGCATTTATGCGCATCTGCTCCGGTCAGTTCAAGCGCGGCATGAAGTTGCATCATCACCGCATTGGTAAAGATGTGACCATCGCCAATGCCACCATCTTCATGGCTCAGGACCGCAGTCACGTTGAAGAGGCGTATGCCGGGGATATTATCGGGGTGCATAACCACGGGACGATCAAGATCGGTGACACCTTTACCATCAAGGAACCGTTGAAATTTGTCGGTATTCCCAGCTTTGCTCCCGAACACTTTCGTCGTGTTCGCTTGAAGAATCCCCTCAAGACTAAACAGCTTGATAAGGGACTCATTCAGTTGGCTGAAGAGGGTGCAGTGCAGTTGTTTCGGCCACTGCTCGGCAGTGATTATATCCTTGGTGCCGTCGGTGTATTGCAGTTCGATGTGATCATGTCACGTCTGCAGGCCGAGTACAGTGTTGATGCTGTATATGAAAGTGTCGATTATGCGACAGCGCGCTGGGTGACCTGTGACGACAAGAAAAAGATGGAAGAGTTTGAGAAGCAGAATCGCAGTCAGTTGGCCAAGGATGCCGAAGGCAATCTGTCTTTTCTGGCGTCGAGCGAATGGCGGTTGCAGCATACCATTGAGCAATGGCCGGATGTGACGTTCCATAAGACGCGGGAGCATTGCTAG
- a CDS encoding HAMP domain-containing methyl-accepting chemotaxis protein — protein sequence MLKSMRIGRKLLLSFICLLVLTMIVGRVGKSGMDTISVNMDHVQSVNDILTQFNTARIHEQRFALTSDKQDAETLRSALAQLKNQGVALSNELKDKEAKSKVSQALTDAESYYTAFNNYARISGLREQSMEQMKDSSNDAFKEIKGLETALNEILEDTIASRDQYEDEYDYQDDLAYVMEQLGYTQTISLLFLNARKFEKEHIISLDEKFLERARKSIKNMLILAQRLEDSFDDEDNIAMTQEARAQILKYQQNFENHANQMTEQQQLNKEMHNSAMNAQEACLAALSAIKKGSEKSLSQANIILISISALAVIIGLILAIRISRGISIPLTRTVEMLDALENGHINTRLNLDRGDEIGQLAKTMDRFADSLNTEVVEPLNRLASGNLDFDVHPHDERDLLRTALKKLGDDMNNIMLEVQMAGEQINSGSSQVSDSSQDLSQGATEQASSLEEISSSLQELSSQTTHNADSANDASKLTEQVQTNAEQGRDQMGSMNKAMADINEASQNISKIIKVIDEIAFQTNLLALNAAVEAARAGQHGKGFAVVAEEVRNLAARSAKAAQETTELIEGSVAKAEAGAEIAKKTAESLEKIVTGVTEATTLASQIARASTEQAQGISQISIGVSQIDDVTQQNTACAEETAAAAEELRSQADTLQHLLSRFTLRQGSAPSFALNDEAFSMPTQTPAAKVQPALEQPPQAEQPPQQQPAAAAATIDIGDNDEVWGGASTSGPVKIALDDDEFGKY from the coding sequence ATGCTTAAATCGATGCGTATCGGCCGCAAGCTGTTGTTGTCGTTCATCTGCCTGCTCGTTCTGACCATGATTGTCGGCCGAGTCGGAAAATCAGGGATGGACACCATCAGCGTCAACATGGACCATGTGCAATCCGTTAACGACATCCTGACCCAATTCAATACCGCACGAATCCACGAGCAACGCTTCGCTTTAACCTCAGACAAGCAAGATGCCGAAACGTTACGCAGCGCTCTGGCGCAACTTAAAAACCAGGGCGTCGCCCTCAGTAACGAGCTGAAAGACAAAGAAGCCAAAAGCAAAGTCAGCCAAGCTCTGACCGATGCAGAGAGTTATTATACCGCATTCAACAATTACGCTCGCATCAGCGGCCTGCGCGAGCAGAGCATGGAACAGATGAAGGACAGTTCCAATGACGCCTTTAAAGAGATCAAGGGGCTAGAAACAGCTCTCAATGAGATCTTGGAAGACACCATCGCCTCGCGGGACCAATACGAAGACGAATATGACTATCAGGACGACTTGGCCTATGTGATGGAACAGCTCGGCTACACCCAGACCATCAGCCTGCTGTTCCTCAATGCACGTAAGTTTGAAAAAGAGCACATCATCTCTCTGGACGAAAAATTCCTTGAACGCGCCCGAAAGAGTATAAAAAACATGCTGATTCTTGCTCAGCGCCTTGAAGACAGTTTTGACGATGAAGACAACATCGCCATGACTCAGGAGGCGCGAGCACAGATTCTCAAATACCAGCAGAATTTCGAGAATCATGCCAACCAGATGACTGAGCAGCAACAACTCAACAAAGAGATGCACAACTCCGCTATGAATGCTCAGGAAGCATGCCTTGCAGCACTGAGCGCCATCAAGAAGGGCAGCGAGAAAAGCCTCTCTCAGGCCAATATCATTCTCATTTCCATCAGCGCTCTGGCCGTCATTATCGGCCTGATTCTAGCGATCCGCATTTCACGCGGCATCTCCATTCCGTTGACACGTACGGTTGAAATGCTCGACGCTCTCGAAAATGGCCACATCAACACTCGCCTCAACCTTGATCGCGGTGACGAGATCGGCCAACTGGCCAAAACCATGGATCGCTTTGCCGACAGCCTCAATACAGAAGTGGTTGAACCTCTCAACCGGCTGGCCTCCGGCAATCTTGATTTCGATGTTCACCCCCATGACGAGCGGGACCTGCTGCGCACCGCACTCAAAAAACTCGGTGACGACATGAACAACATCATGCTCGAAGTGCAGATGGCCGGCGAACAAATCAACTCCGGCTCCAGCCAGGTCTCTGACTCCAGTCAAGACCTGTCGCAGGGTGCCACCGAGCAAGCCAGCTCTCTCGAAGAGATCAGCAGTTCCCTGCAGGAGTTGTCAAGCCAGACCACCCATAACGCCGACTCAGCCAACGATGCCAGCAAGCTGACCGAACAGGTGCAGACAAACGCCGAACAGGGCCGCGATCAGATGGGGTCAATGAACAAGGCCATGGCTGACATCAACGAGGCCAGCCAGAACATCTCCAAAATCATCAAGGTAATCGACGAGATCGCCTTCCAGACTAACCTGCTTGCATTGAACGCCGCCGTAGAAGCAGCACGCGCCGGACAACACGGCAAAGGATTTGCCGTTGTCGCCGAAGAAGTGCGCAACCTGGCGGCTCGCAGTGCCAAGGCCGCTCAGGAGACAACAGAACTGATTGAAGGTTCAGTCGCCAAAGCCGAAGCCGGTGCCGAAATTGCCAAAAAGACTGCGGAGTCACTGGAGAAGATTGTCACCGGCGTCACCGAGGCCACGACTCTTGCATCTCAGATCGCCCGAGCCAGCACCGAGCAGGCCCAGGGAATTTCGCAGATCTCCATCGGCGTGTCGCAGATCGACGATGTGACCCAACAAAACACCGCCTGCGCCGAGGAAACAGCAGCAGCCGCTGAAGAGCTGCGCAGTCAAGCCGACACGCTGCAACATCTACTGAGCCGTTTTACTCTGCGTCAGGGCAGTGCACCCTCATTTGCCCTTAATGACGAAGCCTTTTCCATGCCGACTCAAACACCTGCAGCAAAAGTCCAGCCCGCGTTGGAGCAGCCGCCACAAGCAGAGCAACCACCGCAGCAACAACCCGCTGCGGCAGCGGCGACTATTGACATTGGGGACAACGATGAAGTCTGGGGCGGGGCCAGCACCAGTGGGCCGGTAAAAATAGCTCTTGATGATGACGAGTTCGGTAAATACTGA